Proteins from a genomic interval of Zingiber officinale cultivar Zhangliang chromosome 1B, Zo_v1.1, whole genome shotgun sequence:
- the LOC122051333 gene encoding histone H4, with product MSGRGKGGKGLGKGGAKRHRKVLRDNIQGITKPAIRRLARRGGVKRISGLIYEETRGVLKIFLENVIRDAVTYTEHARRKTVTAMDVVYALKRQGRTLYGFGG from the coding sequence ATGTCGGGCCGCGGAAAGGGAGGCAAAGGGTTGGGGAAGGGCGGCGCCAAGCGCCACCGCAAGGTCCTCCGCGATAACATCCAGGGCATCACCAAGCCCGCCATCCGCCGCCTGGCGAGGAGGGGAGGCGTCAAGCGCATCTCCGGCCTCATCTACGAGGAGACCCGGGGTGTCCTTAAGATTTTTCTCGAGAACGTCATCCGTGACGCCGTCACCTATACTGAGCATGCCCGCCGCAAAACTGTCACTGCCATGGATGTCGTCTACGCCCTCAAGCGCCAAGGCCGCACTCTCTACGGCTTCGGCGGCTAA